The genomic window CGAGGAACTCGCGCAGATGGGGCTTCGTGCTTTCCATGCCTTGCTCTCTTGTTTTGGGGGCCGGGAGACGGGTCGCGTGGTCGTCGTCAGGCCAGGAGTCTAGCACCTAGCCATCGACGTGTTAAGCTAAAAAAGCTCCAATCTGTGTCAGTGGCCACCCTTTTGGGTGACGCGTTGCAGATTTCCACGCCGTCTAGCGTTATGCACTACAAGAGTAAGCGTTCCTGGAAATTGTAGGCCATCCTCGGGAGCGCGGGCGGGTGCCCGTTCGGAGCAGCTTACGGAGTGGGCGGCGGCGCGAGTCCCGGGGGCTGGCAGCGGGGACAGAAGTGGCTGCCGCGACCGGCGATCTGGGTCTTGACCAGTGGCGTTCCGCACGCCCGGCAGGGCTCGCCGGTCCGCCCGTAGACCCGGAGCTTGCGGCGGAAGTTGCCGGGGCGTCCGTCGAAGTCGACGAAGTCGAGGAAGGTGGTGCCGCCGTGGCGAATGCCCAGGCGCAGCACGCGGCGGCAGGCGTCGAAGAGGCGGCGGCGGGCGGTGGCGTCGAGGGCGCCGGCCGGCGTGGCGGGGTGGATCCCCGCGCGGAAGAGCGCCTCGTCGGCGTAGATGTTCCCCAGCCCCGCCGCCACGCCCTGGTCCAGGAGCAGGCCCTTGATCGGCGCGCGGCGGCCGTCGAGGCGGGGAGCCCATTCGCGGAAGCGCAGCGCCAGCCAGTCCGGGCCCACGTGGGGGATGGCCTTCCGGCCCGGCAGGCCGTCCAGCAGGTCGAAGCCGCCGAACTTGCGGATGTCCCGGTAGTAGACGCGCCGTCCGTCGAAGTCGAAGCGCAGGCGCAGGTGCTTGTCGGGACGGTAGGCGGGATCCGTGAAGAGCTGCCCGGTCATGCGCAGGTGCAGCATGAGCTGCCGCCGCGGCGGGCCGGCGGGGGCGTCCCCGAAGGTCAGGAAGAGGTACTTGCCGTGGCGATCCACGGCGAGCAGC from Candidatus Latescibacterota bacterium includes these protein-coding regions:
- the mutM gene encoding bifunctional DNA-formamidopyrimidine glycosylase/DNA-(apurinic or apyrimidinic site) lyase, which gives rise to MPELPEVESVARSLREGLLGRRLEAIQARWAGSLRPSPATARRALVGLTLLAVDRHGKYLFLTFGDAPAGPPRRQLMLHLRMTGQLFTDPAYRPDKHLRLRFDFDGRRVYYRDIRKFGGFDLLDGLPGRKAIPHVGPDWLALRFREWAPRLDGRRAPIKGLLLDQGVAAGLGNIYADEALFRAGIHPATPAGALDATARRRLFDACRRVLRLGIRHGGTTFLDFVDFDGRPGNFRRKLRVYGRTGEPCRACGTPLVKTQIAGRGSHFCPRCQPPGLAPPPTP